One window of the Lepidochelys kempii isolate rLepKem1 chromosome 23, rLepKem1.hap2, whole genome shotgun sequence genome contains the following:
- the RPL18 gene encoding large ribosomal subunit protein eL18, translated as MGVDIRHNKDRKVRRTEPKSQDIYLRLLVKLYRFLARRTSSRFNKVVLKRLFMSRTNRPPLALSRMIRKMKLPGRDNKTAVVVGTITDDIRIHNIPKLKVCALRVTQGARSRILKAGGQIMTFDQLAMAAPKGQGTVLLSGPRKGREVYRHFGKAPGTPHSHTKPYVRSKGRKFERARGRRASRGYKN; from the exons ATG GGTGTCGATATCCGACACAACAAGGACCGCAAGGTTCGCCGCACGGAGCCCAAGAGCCAGGATATCTACCTGCGCCTGCTGGTCAAG CTGTACCGCTTCCTGGCGCGCCGCACCAGCTCCCGCTTCAACAAGGTCGTCCTGAAACGCCTCTTCATGAGCCGCACCAACCGCCCGCCACTCGCCCTCTCCCGCATG atcCGCAAGATGAAGCTCCCAGGGCGGGATAACAAGACGGCCGTGGTGGTGGGAACCATCACCGACGACATCCGCATCCACAACATCCCTAAGCTGAAG GTCTGTGCCCTGCGGGTGACCCAAGGAGCCCGCAGTCGCATCCTGAAGGCGGGGGGTCAGATCATGACCTTTGACCAGCTAGCCATGGCAGCCCCCAAGGGCCAGGGCACTGTGCTGCTCTCAG GGCCCAGGAAGGGACGCGAGGTGTACCGGCACTTTGGCAAGGCCCCCGGCACCCCCCACAGTCACACCAA gccCTACGTGCGCTCCAAGGGGCGGAAGTTCGAGCGGGCCCGGGGCCGCCGCGCCAGCCGGGGCTACAAGAACTAA
- the SPHK2 gene encoding sphingosine kinase 2 isoform X2 yields MNLALGPYGEGVETLLHGEFGAYPSKGSRYALSLTQMALHIQRLVPKPETDQRTVVPLAEVVGCHTLRSRAPTDRAAYFSVYAYPLKKRKVAVGLGRGRQRAARTFQVDGADDYERNQAVAEKWAAAIKCLVLGIPVSSETEIAPSLLPRPRRLLLLLNPFGGRGLALQWCQTHVLPMITEADISFNLIQTERPNHARELVKGINLAEWDGIVAISGDGLLYEVLNGLMERHDWEEAIKMPVGILPSGSGNALAGAINCNAGLEQVLGLELLLNCTLLLCHAAVAPLDLVAITMASGARCFSCLSVAWGFVSDVDIESEKYRHMGAARFTLGTLVRLASMHTYRGRLSYLPATDATAHRPISRSITVAPNGHLPLQRLPLHRALSDMGLCEERHAFRGAEPAPVPCPSPGSPPPSSASVLPPPSFSFEPGPGELLAGGAGEARVGGPPDELLVPLGQPVPGSWMTVEDNFVLVLAIYQSHLGADLFTAPFARFDDGLIHLCFIKAGISRAALIRLFLAMEKGSHFEQECPHLVHVPVRAFRLEPLTRKGILTVDGERVEYGPIQGQVHQGLARLITGVNRLKIASG; encoded by the exons ATGAACCTCGCCCTGGGCCCCTATGGCGAGGGCGTGGAGACGCTGCTGCACGGGGAGTTTGGGGCGTACCCTTCCAAGGGCTCCCGCTACGCCCTCAGCCTGACCCAGATGGCACTGCACATCCAGCGGCTGGTGCCCAAGCCAGAGACGGACCAGCGCACTGTGGTGCCCCTGGCCGAGGTGGTGGGCTGCCACACGCTGCGCAGTCGGGCGCCGACCGACCGGGCGGCATACTTCTCGGTCTATGCCTACCCGCTGAAGAAGAGGAAGGTGGCAGTGGGGTTGGGGCGCGGGCGGCAGAGGGCGGCACGGACCTTCCAGGTGGATGGGGCTGACGACTATGAGAGGAACCAAGCGGTGGCGGAGAAATGGGCGGCTGCCATCAAGTGCCTGGTGCTGGGCATCCCCGTCTCCAGCGAAACAG AGATCGCTCCCAGCCTCCTGCCGCGCCCGCGccggctgcttctgctgctgaaCCCGTTcgggggcaggggcctggcccTCCAGTGGTGCCAGACCCACGTGCTGCCCATGATCACGGAGGCGGACATCAGCTTTAACTTGATCCAGACAG agaggcCTAACCACGCCCGGGAGCTGGTGAAGGGCATCAACCTGGCAGAATGGGATGGGATCGTCGCCATCTCGGGGGATGGGCTCCTATATGAG GTTCTCAATGGGCTGATGGAGCGCCATGACTGGGAGGAGGCGATCAAGATGCCAGTTGGGATTTTACCGAGTGGTTCGGGGAACGCCTTAGCTGGAGCCATCAACTGTAACGCAGG gcTGGAGCAGGTACTgggcctggagctgctgctgaactgcaccctgctgctgtgccatGCAGCCGTGGCTCCACTGGACCTGGTGGCCATCACCATGGCCTCGGGCGCCCGCTGCTTCTCCTGCCTCAGCGTGGCCTGGGGCTTCGTCTCGGACGTGGACATCGAGAGTGAGAAGTACCGGCACATGGGTGCCGCCCGGTTCACGCTGGGCACCCTGGTGCGCCTGGCCTCCATGCACACCTACCGCGGGCGCCTCTCCTACCTGCCTGCCACCGATGCCACCGCCCACCGGCCCATCTCCCGCAGCATCACCGTGGCCCCCAACGGCCACCTGCCCCTGCAGCGCCTGCCCCTGCATCGTGCCCTGTCCGACATGGGGCTGTGCGAGGAGCGCCACGCCTTCCGGGGGGCCGAGCCAGCCCCCGTGCCCTGCCCCTCGcccggctccccgcccccctcctccgCCTCCGTCCTGCCCCCGCCCAGCTTCTCCTTCGAACCTGGGCCAGGGGAGCTGCTGGCCGGCGGGGCAGGCGAGGCCCGGGTGGGCGGCCCCCCAGACGAGCTGCTGGTGCCGCTGGGGCAGCCGGTGCCCGGCTCCTGGATGACAGTGGAGGACAACTTTGTGCTGGTGCTGGCCATTTACCAGAGCCACCTGGGGGCTGACCTCTTCACCGCCCCCTTTGCCCGCTTCGACGACGGGCTCATCCACCTCTGCTTCATCAAAGCCGGCATCTCCCGCGCCGCCCTGATCCGCCTCTTCCTGGCCATGGAGAAGGGCAGCCACTTTGAGCAGGAGTGTCCCCACCTCGTCCACGTGCCCGTCCGGGCCTTCCGCCTGGAGCCCCTCACCCGCAAGGGCATCCTGACCGTGGACGGTGAGCGGGTGGAGTATGGCCCCATCCAGGGCCAGGTGCACCAGGGCCTCGCCAGACTCATCACCGGCGTCAATCGCCTCAAGATCGCCAGCGGCTAA
- the SPHK2 gene encoding sphingosine kinase 2 isoform X1 translates to MNLALGPYGEGVETLLHGEFGAYPSKGSRYALSLTQMALHIQRLVPKPETDQRTVVPLAEVVGCHTLRSRAPTDRAAYFSVYAYPLKKRKVAVGLGRGRQRAARTFQVDGADDYERNQAVAEKWAAAIKCLVLGIPVSSETEIAPSLLPRPRRLLLLLNPFGGRGLALQWCQTHVLPMITEADISFNLIQTERPNHARELVKGINLAEWDGIVAISGDGLLYEVLNGLMERHDWEEAIKMPVGILPSGSGNALAGAINCNAGRLEQVLGLELLLNCTLLLCHAAVAPLDLVAITMASGARCFSCLSVAWGFVSDVDIESEKYRHMGAARFTLGTLVRLASMHTYRGRLSYLPATDATAHRPISRSITVAPNGHLPLQRLPLHRALSDMGLCEERHAFRGAEPAPVPCPSPGSPPPSSASVLPPPSFSFEPGPGELLAGGAGEARVGGPPDELLVPLGQPVPGSWMTVEDNFVLVLAIYQSHLGADLFTAPFARFDDGLIHLCFIKAGISRAALIRLFLAMEKGSHFEQECPHLVHVPVRAFRLEPLTRKGILTVDGERVEYGPIQGQVHQGLARLITGVNRLKIASG, encoded by the exons ATGAACCTCGCCCTGGGCCCCTATGGCGAGGGCGTGGAGACGCTGCTGCACGGGGAGTTTGGGGCGTACCCTTCCAAGGGCTCCCGCTACGCCCTCAGCCTGACCCAGATGGCACTGCACATCCAGCGGCTGGTGCCCAAGCCAGAGACGGACCAGCGCACTGTGGTGCCCCTGGCCGAGGTGGTGGGCTGCCACACGCTGCGCAGTCGGGCGCCGACCGACCGGGCGGCATACTTCTCGGTCTATGCCTACCCGCTGAAGAAGAGGAAGGTGGCAGTGGGGTTGGGGCGCGGGCGGCAGAGGGCGGCACGGACCTTCCAGGTGGATGGGGCTGACGACTATGAGAGGAACCAAGCGGTGGCGGAGAAATGGGCGGCTGCCATCAAGTGCCTGGTGCTGGGCATCCCCGTCTCCAGCGAAACAG AGATCGCTCCCAGCCTCCTGCCGCGCCCGCGccggctgcttctgctgctgaaCCCGTTcgggggcaggggcctggcccTCCAGTGGTGCCAGACCCACGTGCTGCCCATGATCACGGAGGCGGACATCAGCTTTAACTTGATCCAGACAG agaggcCTAACCACGCCCGGGAGCTGGTGAAGGGCATCAACCTGGCAGAATGGGATGGGATCGTCGCCATCTCGGGGGATGGGCTCCTATATGAG GTTCTCAATGGGCTGATGGAGCGCCATGACTGGGAGGAGGCGATCAAGATGCCAGTTGGGATTTTACCGAGTGGTTCGGGGAACGCCTTAGCTGGAGCCATCAACTGTAACGCAGG caggcTGGAGCAGGTACTgggcctggagctgctgctgaactgcaccctgctgctgtgccatGCAGCCGTGGCTCCACTGGACCTGGTGGCCATCACCATGGCCTCGGGCGCCCGCTGCTTCTCCTGCCTCAGCGTGGCCTGGGGCTTCGTCTCGGACGTGGACATCGAGAGTGAGAAGTACCGGCACATGGGTGCCGCCCGGTTCACGCTGGGCACCCTGGTGCGCCTGGCCTCCATGCACACCTACCGCGGGCGCCTCTCCTACCTGCCTGCCACCGATGCCACCGCCCACCGGCCCATCTCCCGCAGCATCACCGTGGCCCCCAACGGCCACCTGCCCCTGCAGCGCCTGCCCCTGCATCGTGCCCTGTCCGACATGGGGCTGTGCGAGGAGCGCCACGCCTTCCGGGGGGCCGAGCCAGCCCCCGTGCCCTGCCCCTCGcccggctccccgcccccctcctccgCCTCCGTCCTGCCCCCGCCCAGCTTCTCCTTCGAACCTGGGCCAGGGGAGCTGCTGGCCGGCGGGGCAGGCGAGGCCCGGGTGGGCGGCCCCCCAGACGAGCTGCTGGTGCCGCTGGGGCAGCCGGTGCCCGGCTCCTGGATGACAGTGGAGGACAACTTTGTGCTGGTGCTGGCCATTTACCAGAGCCACCTGGGGGCTGACCTCTTCACCGCCCCCTTTGCCCGCTTCGACGACGGGCTCATCCACCTCTGCTTCATCAAAGCCGGCATCTCCCGCGCCGCCCTGATCCGCCTCTTCCTGGCCATGGAGAAGGGCAGCCACTTTGAGCAGGAGTGTCCCCACCTCGTCCACGTGCCCGTCCGGGCCTTCCGCCTGGAGCCCCTCACCCGCAAGGGCATCCTGACCGTGGACGGTGAGCGGGTGGAGTATGGCCCCATCCAGGGCCAGGTGCACCAGGGCCTCGCCAGACTCATCACCGGCGTCAATCGCCTCAAGATCGCCAGCGGCTAA
- the DBP gene encoding D site-binding protein, whose translation MARPAAQLGATERLPNPLLSSPPLGVPGAGMVSLKSLLQGPIKSPERRPKDLTTCLAKEKERKIEEELGGARAGQCAYLGSLLWERTLPYSEIEYVDLDEFLLENGLPPSPAQPPFSPASQATSSPSRGIAVDLSRPASCTSSACSSPAECPGSSDGDQCCAPAGPVTPASRHTPSPVDPEAVEVLMNFDPDPADLALSSVPGHETFDPRKHRFSDEELKPQPIMKKARKIQVPDEQKDEKYWNRRYKNNEAAKRSRDARRLKENQITVRAAFLEKENAVLRQEVASIRQELSRYRTILTKYESQHGTL comes from the exons ATGGCCAGGCCAGCGGCCCAGCTGGGCGCCACGGAGCGGCTGCCAAACCCTTTGCTCTCCTCCCCACCGCTGGGGGTGCCCGGGGCCGGCATGGTCAGCCTGAAGAGCCTCCTGCAGGGGCCCATCAAGAGCCCGGAGCGCAGGCCCAAGGACCTGACCACCT gcctggcCAAGGAGAAGGAGCGGAAGATAGAGGAAGAGCTGGGGGGCGCACGGGCGGGACAGTGTGCCTACCTGGGCTCCCTGCTGTGGGAGCGCACCCTGCCCTACAGCGAGATCGAGTACGTGGACCTGGACGAGTTCCTGCTGGAGAAcgggctcccccccagcccggcccagccGCCCTTCTCCCCGGCCAGCCAGGCCACCAGCTCGCCCTCCAGGGGCATCGCCGTCGACCTCAGCCGCCCGGCCTCCTGCACCTCCTCTGCCTGCTCCTCGCCCGCCGAGTGCCCGGGCAGCAGCGACGGGGACCAGTGCTGTGCCCCTGCAG GCCCGGTGACCCCCGCCTCCCGGCACACGCCCAGCCCGGTGGACCCCGAGGCAGTGGAGGTGCTGATGAACTTTGATCCTGACCCCGCGGATCTGGCACTATCCAGCGTCCCGGGGCATGAGACCTTCGACCCCCGGAAGCACCGGTTCTCAGATGAGGAGCTCAAACCGCAGCCGATCATGAAAAAGGCGCGGAAAATCCAAGTGCCAGACGAGCAAAAG gatgaGAAGTACTGGAACCGGCGCTACAAGAACAATGAGGCGGCCAAGCGCTCGCGGGACGCCCGGCGCCTCAAGGAGAACCAGATCACGGTGCGGGCCGCCTTCCTGGAGAAGGAGAACGCCGTCCTGCGGCAGGAGGTGGCCAGCATCCGCCAGGAGCTCTCCCGCTACCGCACCATCCTCACCAAGTACGAGTCTCAGCACGGCACCTTGTAG